In Bicyclus anynana chromosome 1, ilBicAnyn1.1, whole genome shotgun sequence, a single window of DNA contains:
- the LOC112043026 gene encoding ARL14 effector protein, with protein sequence MPVWNDNFDPETSVRERRKLNRKSYYMSRNSKKVYNERGLLVASGKDICDCLDEACPGCHYPCVRCGSNKCGPDCRVNRKWMYEKIEIEGNDFVIKNNMITSHKKK encoded by the exons ATGCCCGTATGgaatg ACAACTTTGATCCCGAGACCTCGGTTCGAGAACGTCGGAAGCTGAATCGTAAAAGTTATTACATGAG TCGCAATTCAAAAAAAGTTTACAATGAAAGAGGTCTATTAGTTGCATCAGGAAAAGACATATGTGACTGCTTAGATGAGGCATGCCCTGGTTGCCACTACCCATGTGTTCGGTGTGGTTCAAATAAATGTGGACCTGATTgcag AGTTAATAGAAAATGGATGTATGAAAAAATTGAAATAGAAGGAAATGATTTTGTCATCAAGAATAATATGATAAcgtcacacaaaaaaaaataa
- the LOC112043025 gene encoding 39S ribosomal protein L53, mitochondrial, producing MSIPYSGTIRRSGGVVSAIAKQLRAVNLKAAKRITVKFDPFGDNVTHTRNFLHYMSSRKISLTNPNCVLKTEVVCDRSEPTVDITIVPSIAETASLKKVTFKSGNLTCLELLQLLNKHITPLAPAEQITTTISTKLEKKGKRK from the exons ATGTCTATCCCGTACAGTGGTACTATACGAAGGTCTGGTGGCGTAGTATCTGCAATTGCAAAACAATTGCGGGCTGTTAATCTTAAAGCTGCTAAACGAATAACTGTTAAATTTGATCCTTTTGGCGATAATGTAACGCACACGAG aAATTTCTTGCATTATATGAGCTCACGAAAAATAAGCTTAACAAATCCCAACTGTGTCCTTAAAACCGAGGTTGTATGTGATCGCAGTGAACCAACAGTAGATATTACAATTGTACCATCAATTGCTG AAACTGCTAGCCTAAAGAAAGTAACTTTCAAAAGTGGCAACCTGACTTGTTTGGAACTCTTGCAACTATTAAACAAGCATATTACACCATTGGCACCAGCAGAGCAAATAACAACCACAATATCAACAAAATTAGAGAAGAAAGGTAAAAGGAAGTAA
- the LOC128197994 gene encoding uncharacterized protein LOC128197994, giving the protein MKKSGKGNLHVVEEIYNMIPAFTDVFSEDTFYVFVVIFVSCTFMVAFILSRFITLKPVD; this is encoded by the coding sequence ATGAAAAAGTCTGGTAAAGGGAACCTCCATGTTGTGGAGGAGATCTACAATATGATACCAGCATTTACTGATGTTTTCTCAGAGGACACATTTTATGTGTTTGTGGTCATATTTGTATCATGTACATTTATGGTTGCCTTTATTTTGTCTagatttattacattaaaacctGTAGATTAA
- the LOC112043021 gene encoding zinc finger protein 468: MSAKIIVQRFEEENNFWTLYVTIGENDKNVEDIQYSAWHVGKAEIKKKEKDKPRLVIKMVSDGNYNSLNLDECSKAVDFADKHLTEILNKNKQCDVKDIIIRHKRNECDSSLSLYKKYFEALNRQPRINNVTQIQCKIPQLYARYFNNKTDDETDPLEYCIEKVKKNNALIMENIHMLNRTLNYTKKKEILDIINPRPLRSYPCNTCGKCFVYETGLQRHYSVRHCNLDTQPRWQLVWTCTNCFQVWPRQELAIKHATQCCNSRNADDAVQEIKTSSLLRCEFCEKVFTCIPRLLSHTNFHSVTNNYKCNACDVVFSCYKTAEQHWLSCLWLKMCYQFSLPKLLLCNACDRKFKNYDQLYNHRYKVGHFIPKTFDENNGAFTSTPVYQCEVCGHWFSAVSQLYVHRSQYHPQFDNGTYNIVS; the protein is encoded by the exons ATGTCTGCCAAAATAATAGTCCAAAGGTTTGAGGAAGAGAATAATTTTTGGACTTTATATGTTACGATTGGGGAAAACGACAAAAATGTAGAAGATATTCAATACAGTGCTTGGCATGTTGGTAAAgctgaaattaaaaagaaagaaaaagataaaCCTCGACTGGTGATAAAAATGGTTTCCGATGGTAATTATAATAGTTTGAATTTAGATGAATGCTCCAAGGCAGTGGATTTTGCAGACAAACATCTGACAGAAAtcctgaataaaaataaacaatgtgaCGTAAAAGATATTATAATTCGTCACAAAAGAAACGAATGCGATAGCAGTTTAAGCTTGTACAAGAAGTATTTCGAAGCCTTAAATAGACAACCAAGGATTAACAATGTTACTCAGATACAATGTAAAATACCACAATTGTACGCAAGATATTTCAATAACAAAACTGATGATGAGACAGATCCTCTGGAATACTGTATAGAAAAAGTTAAGAAGAACAATGCTTTAATAATGGAGAACATTCATATGTTAAATAGAactttaaattacacaaaaaagaaagaaatattagaCATAATCAATCCGAGACCGTTAAGATCGTATCCATGCAACACATGCGGAAAGTGTTTCGTTTACGAGACGGGTCTACAGAGACATTACTCTGTGAGACACTGCAATCTAGACACACAGCCACGTTGGCAGTTGGTGTGGACATGCACCAATTGCTTTCAGGTGTGGCCAAGACAGGAATTGGCCATCAAGCATGCGACGCAGTGCTGCAACTCAAGAAACGCTGACGACGCTGTTCAAGAAATAAAAACTTCATCACTTTTACGGTGCGAATTTTGCGAAAAAGTATTCACATGTATCCCGAGATTACTGAGTCACACTAACTTCCACTCTGTAACGAATAACTACAAATGTAACGCATGCGATGTTGTATTTTCTTGTTACAAAACCGCTGAGCAACATTGGCTCTCTTGTCTGTGGCTGAAAATGTGTTACCAATTTTCGCTGCCAAAGCTGTTGTTGTGCAATGCTTGTGATCGGAAATTTAAAAACTACGATCAGCTTTACAATCACAG gtaCAAAGTAGGACATTTTATACCAAAAACCTTTGATGAAAACAATGGTGCCTTCACATCAACACCTGTCTACCAGTGCGAGGTCTGTGGACATTGGTTTAGTGCTGTATCACAACTCTATGTTCACAGAAGCCAATATCATCCACAGTTTGATAATGGAacatataatattgtaagttGA